A single region of the Eremothecium gossypii ATCC 10895 chromosome V, complete sequence genome encodes:
- the DER1 gene encoding derlin (Syntenic homolog of Saccharomyces cerevisiae YBR201W (DER1)), translated as MDVLFVQIMQGVQPVTRVYVLSMIGCIIAHNIGWIESTKYDFSLIFHRRQYHKLLLSCFDVGSQFNAMDLAITMFQLSYDEQIIGNSKRFIWFIAVVAVLTTSFAYIWDVKGEVLMVDMIKWNLTYYAARTNVAAAGQIGFIRVPSLLALLRIPIFLRVNQCSFAMCSLSVLPGYVLYLMADAAERLYQIDLMRPPDEWF; from the coding sequence ATGGATGTGCTGTTCGTACAGATAATGCAGGGGGTGCAACCTGTCACCCGTGTGTACGTACTAAGCATGATCGGATGCATCATAGCACATAATATAGGGTGGATTGAATCCACAAAATATGACTTCAGCCTGATATTCCACCGGCGGCAGTACCACAAGCTTCTGCTCTCGTGTTTTGATGTAGGGAGCCAGTTCAACGCGATGGACCTGGCCATCACGATGTTCCAGCTTTCCTACGATGAGCAGATCATTGGCAACTCCAAGCGGTTCATCTGGTTCATCGCGGTGGTGGCTGTTCTCACCACAAGCTTTGCCTACATCTGGGACGTGAAGGGGGAGGTGCTGATGGTGGACATGATCAAGTGGAACCTGACGTACTACGCCGCACGGACCAACGTCGCGGCTGCAGGGCAGATCGGGTTCATCCGCGTGCCCtcgctgctggcgctgctgcgaATACCGATCTTTCTGAGGGTCAATCAGTGCAGCTTTGCGATGTGTTCGCTGTCGGTGCTGCCGGGCTACGTGCTGTACCTGATGGCAGACGCCGCAGAGCGGCTATACCAAATCGACCTGATGCGCCCGCCGGATGAGTGGTTTTAG
- the MUK1 gene encoding guanine nucleotide exchange factor MUK1 (Syntenic homolog of Saccharomyces cerevisiae YPL070W (MUK1)), translating to MAVAAMSDSPPLNAAVYESKHPNKKQYTQAGETYEDASSSTSLASKQSSTASGSQRDEMEKEVAQIEVLPMELSRLVDMFVDDLKQPKYVKPLSIFLLSGLFQQFYTRFDASCGQYLAKQGRQLGTSASVENVGFSSARETLSTGLGGIFGRSRSGSGPHKKRSSSLFGNDAANSQPLSPEEVQRHLKLQELNSMKIERYMDICERDVFQKIMEVGTSVPGTGQETERRPVHAVDLFRNSPEFLEYDSLLTAKIRNLRVLVERGVLDLPAFLGMPRSEGIDCTEFGIHLQTLVEERLSPMEKLAQLLAIHDKMTFLKDASSNDDYLSMLLYVIILTPVHTLYLNVQFIKLFRYSRKLMGSEQYAVTNMTAALYFLENLTINDLPGTAKGHAKPSDIFVLSHRVKLPDISRQAKPELPRTNSYKSLMGTTLDNSLRNIFGKIKSYTPPAPAQTVFSSPTNQSNMHNNQLNCCCHAGKPCQGQIGSAQLSSTAELACCNDSHDSFKGGENSKRPLHIPECWRQLQNRDFDDLKVSELKQVFDAFQKLLHTLEH from the coding sequence ATGGCAGTAGCGGCGATGTCGGATAGCCCACCCCTGAATGCGGCGGTGTATGAGAGTAAACACCCGAATAAGAAACAGTATACGCAAGCCGGTGAAACGTACGAAGATGCAAGCAGTAGCACATCATTGGCATCGAAGCAGTCAAGCACGGCATCCGGTTCACAGCGCGATGAGATGGAGAAGGAAGTGGCTCAGATTGAAGTGCTACCTATGGAGCTCTCTAGACTAGTGGACATGTTTGTGGATGACTTGAAACAACCCAAATACGTGAAACCGTTGTCCATCTTCCTACTATCGGGGCTATTCCAACAGTTCTACACACGCTTCGACGCCTCGTGCGGGCAGTACTTGGCGAAGCAGGGCAGGCAGTTGGGGACCAGTGCGAGCGTGGAGAATGTGGGCTTTTCGAGTGCTCGGGAGACGCTCAGCACCGGTCTTGGCGGGATATTCGGGCGTAGCCGCAGCGGGAGCGGTCCGCACAAGAAGCGCTCGTCGTCGCTGTTTGGCAACGACGCAGCTAACAGCCAGCCACTCAGCCCAGAGGAGGTCCAGCGACACCTGAAGTTGCAGGAGCTCAACAGCATGAAGATCGAGCGCTACATGGATATTTGTGAGCGTGACGTGTTCCAAAAGATCATGGAAGTGGGCACGTCTGTGCCTGGAACAGGACAGGAGACAGAGCGCCGACCTGTACATGCAGTCGACCTATTTCGTAACAGCCCTGAATTCCTTGAGTATGACAGCCTGCTCACGGCCAAGATCCGGAACCTCAGGGTGCTCGTGGAGAGGGGTGTGCTCGATCTCCCAGCCTTCCTCGGCATGCCACGGAGCGAGGGTATCGACTGCACGGAGTTCGGCATCCACCTCCAGACTCTCGTCGAGGAGCGTCTCTCTCCGATGGAGAAGCTTGCACAGTTGCTGGCCATTCACGACAAAATGACCTTCCTGAAGGATGCATCGAGCAACGACGACTACTTGTCTATGCTCCTATATGTGATAATTCTCACGCCAGTGCACACTCTATATTTGAACGTACAGTTTATCAAGCTATTCAGATATAGCCGGAAACTCATGGGCAGTGAACAGTACGCCGTAACCAATATGACTGCAGCGTTGTATTTCCTAGAAAATCTCACTATAAATGATCTACCCGGCACGGCTAAGGGCCATGCGAAACCGTCGGACATTTTTGTCTTGTCCCACCGAGTAAAGCTTCCAGATATTAGCCGCCAAGCAAAGCCTGAATTGCCACGCACCAACTCGTACAAATCGCTGATGGGTACCACGTTAGATAATTCATTGCGGAACATCTTCGGCAAGATCAAATCATACACGCCACCAGCCCCGGCACAGACGGTGTTCTCCAGCCCAACCAATCAGTCCAATATGCATAATAACCAACTCAATTGCTGCTGTCATGCCGGTAAACCATGCCAGGGTCAAATAGGCAGCGCACAACTGAGTTCTACTGCAGAGCTGGCCTGTTGCAATGATTCTCATGATTCTTTTAAGGGGGGTGAGAACAGCAAACGTCCTCTGCACATACCCGAATGTTGGAGGCAACTCCAAAATCGGGACTTCGATGATTTAAAAGTTTCAGAATTAAAGCAGGTGTTTGACGCCTTCCAAAAGCTTTTGCATACGCTAGAGCATTGA
- the BTS1 gene encoding farnesyltranstransferase (Syntenic homolog of Saccharomyces cerevisiae YPL069C (BTS1)) codes for MDSVEGLALGPVIWTASQEELLRQPYNHLVTQPGKNFRNTLIRVFNGFYGLSERQVAAVTELVEMLHVASLLIDDIEDNSAWRRGVAAAHVVYGSPMTINTANYMYFVSMSLLGQLAAQRPAGPLQDLLKVFNEEMMNLHRGQGLDIYWRDTFTVPSEHDYLRMVMHKTGGLFRLTVRIMEALREGPDGPGSTLVPLSNLLGVLYQVRDDYLNLTDSRMSENKGFADDITEGKFSYPIIHGLQYARVHDPAGYDFLVSVLRQRTTDITTKRRVVRYLADVSGSLAYTKQRIIELATLIKTKYIPASGTELCNVIDSLTSF; via the coding sequence ATGGATTCAGTGGAGGGCCTCGCGCTGGGGCCTGTGATCTGGACGGCCAGccaggaggagctgctgcggcagccTTATAACCATCTAGTGACGCAGCCGGGCAAGAATTTCCGCAATACGCTGATCCGCGTGTTCAACGGGTTCTATGGTCTTTCGGAGCGGCAGGTCGCGGCGGTCACAGAGTTGGTGGAGATGTTGCATGTGGCGAGCCTGTTGATCGACGATATCGAAGACAACTCTGCATGGAGACGTggcgtcgctgctgccCACGTGGTATATGGCTCGCCCATGACGATCAACACTGCGAATTACATGTATTTTGTGTCCATGTCGCTGCTCGGGCAGCTGGCGGCTCAGCGTCCGGCGGGCCCGCTGCAGGATCTGCTGAAGGTGTTCAACGAGGAGATGATGAATCTGCATCGCGGGCAGGGCCTTGACATATATTGGCGCGACACGTTTACGGTGCCGTCGGAGCATGACTACCTGCGGATGGTGATGCATAAGACCGGCGGCTTGTTCCGGCTGACCGTGCGTATCATGGAAGCGTTACGGGAGGGCCCAGATGGACCCGGATCAACATTGGTGCCGCTTAGCAACCTGCTTGGCGTGCTGTACCAGGTGCGGGACGACTATTTGAACCTGACCGACTCGCGCATGTCCGAAAACAAGGGCTTTGCAGACGATATCACCGAGGGCAAATTCTCCTACCCCATTATCCACGGCCTGCAGTACGCCCGTGTCCATGACCCAGCGGGCTACGACTTCCTGGTCAGTGTGCTACGGCAGAGGACGACAGATATCACCACCAAGCGCCGCGTGGTGCGATATCTTGCGGACGTCAGTGGTTCGCTCGCGTACACGAAGCAGCGTATCATCGAACTAGCAACATTGATAAAGACCAAGTATATACCCGCTAGCGGAACAGAATTGTGCAATGTTATAGATAGTTTAACTTCCTTCTAG
- the BEM1 gene encoding phosphatidylinositol-3-phosphate-binding protein BEM1 (Syntenic homolog of Saccharomyces cerevisiae YBR200W (BEM1); 1-intron) gives MLKGFKLKKDSSQATKGRITSADISAPTQDGSNIAFHMNRLRSLSNTSNRGGKNGAVAGAVDVPIILKALYTYHAQSPGELSFNKGELFQVNGEDGEWYEVTSTEGGRKGMVPKSYFEQVSKSRVVSTHSILTSPQQVQMPVKTGSLYAIVLYDFKAEKSDELSAFAGENLFICAHHNFEWFIAKPIGRLGGPGLVPVGFVSIIDINSGYATGNNVKDDIASVNLPTVQEWKNNIAKYKASNISLGSVEQHQQQQQQQQQQQRVSVVPSVQPFQYTQAQSFDNIVPVGAAVESFLLEGEKYWFHVVCDLEDGSSHSLKRYYEDFYDLQVQLLDAYPAEAGKLRDSNGQWTKRIMPYIPGPVPYVTDSITKKRKDDLNIYVKELIALPPHISHSPLVKSLFAIRNNGFDRVLLKDYGNSTVVRSDDPVALTGAKLAQQEESTLTGSDLKERMGELSLNDKTPPIGSPQAAGSQLKSNKIKFYYKDDIFALLLSPTITLVELKTKIAPRIDSETFQLFVKAGDDVGTEITSNEDLSGVIQEKQKIMVLDVQ, from the exons ATGTTAAAG GGGTTTAAATTGAAGAAAGACTCGAGCCAAGCCACCAAAGGTCGGATCACTTCTGCAGACATCAGTGCACCAACACAGGACGGAAGTAACATCGCATTTCACATGAACCGGCTAAGAAGCTTGTCGAACACGTCTAACCGAGGGGGCAAGAACGGGGCGGTGGCGGGTGCAGTGGACGTGCCGATCATATTGAAGGCACTATATACCTACCACGCACAGTCGCCTGGCGAATTATCTTTCAACAAGGGGGAGCTGTTCCAGGTGAACGGAGAGGACGGCGAGTGGTACGAAGTGACCAGCACGGAGGGAGGCCGCAAGGGGATGGTTCCAAAGAGCTACTTTGAGCAAGTGTCTAAAAGCCGGGTTGTGTCTACACACAGCATTTTGACTTCGCCACAACAGGTACAAATGCCAGTGAAGACGGGGTCGTTGTATGCGATTGTCCTGTACGACTTCAAGGCAGAGAAGTCCGACGAGCTTAGTGCTTTTGCAGGTGAGAACTTGTTTATTTGTGCACATCACAACTTCGAGTGGTTTATTGCCAAACCCATTGGAAGGCTCGGGGGGCCGGGTTTGGTGCCCGTTGGATTCGTCAGTATTATTGACATCAACTCGGGATATGCTACGGGAAACAACGTGAAAGACGATATCGCATCTGTGAACCTTCCCACGGTTCAGGAGTGGAAGAACAACATCGCAAAGTATAAAGCTAGTAACATATCCCTAGGATCTGTGgagcagcaccagcagcagcagcagcaacaacaacaacagcagCGGGTATCTGTGGTCCCCAGCGTGCAGCCCTTTCAATATACCCAGGCGCAGAGCTTTGACAACATAGTTCCCGTTGGCGCTGCTGTAGAATCGTTTCTGCTTGAGGGCGAGAAGTACTGGTTCCATGTGGTATGCGACCTTGAGGACGGTAGTTCACATTCTTTGAAAAGGTATTACGAGGACTTCTACGACCTTCAGGTCCAGCTCCTCGATGCGTATCCTGCAGAGGCAGGTAAACTTCGGGATAGCAACGGCCAATGGACCAAACGAATCATGCCGTATATCCCAGGCCCTGTGCCCTATGTGACAGACTCTATTACAAAAAAGAGGAAAGATGACTTGAACATCTATGTTAAAGAGTTGATTGCATTGCCTCCACACATTTCGCATTCGCCTTTGGTGAAATCTCTCTTTGCAATCAGAAATAACGGATTCGACCGTGTGCTCTTAAAGGATTATGGGAATTCGACGGTAGTGCGCTCCGATGATCCCGTCGCACTGACTGGCGCCAAGCTGGCTCAACAGGAGGAGTCGACACTCACCGGCAGCGATCTGAAAGAGCGAATGGGTGAGCTATCGCTGAACGATAAGACCCCTCCCATTGGGTCCCCTCAGGCTGCTGGCTCACAGCTCAAGTCCAATAAGATCAAGTTCTATTACAAAGACGACATCTTTGCCTTGTTATTGTCACCTACGATCACCTTAGTTGAGCTGAAGACCAAGATCGCACCGAGGATCGACTCGGAAACGTTCCAGCTTTTCGTCAAAGCCGGCGATGACGTGGGTACAGAAATTACCAGCAATGAGGATCTTAGCGGGGTAATCCAGGAGAAGCAGAAGATCATGGTTCTCGATGTCCAATAG
- a CDS encoding uncharacterized protein (Syntenic homolog of Saccharomyces cerevisiae YPL071C), producing the protein MGAAQAGGAFKMKRPAVDPAGIATYKRQRLVADLENLRISEVPAARAAVVDSAGRGHGNALLADRIRDQVWEVLQRPRGEAALQQRMCRQIWQDTYNSHMQVVRWVDWPARMFQIWLRWWQSQGTESSDVEMATDYESYEEEETPMDVDEDGDWKY; encoded by the coding sequence ATGGGAGCAGCACAGGCAGGTGGCGCATTTAAGATGAAACGACCAGCGGTGGACCCCGCGGGTATCGCCACGTATAAAAGACAGCGACTCGTGGCGGACCTTGAAAACTTAAGGATTAGTGAGGTgccagcggcgcgggcTGCAGTGGTGGACAGCGCGGGGCGCGGTCATGGAAACGCTCTCCTGGCGGACCGGATTCGCGATCAGGTGTGGGAGGTGTTGCAGCGACCGCGCGGGGAGGCAGCACTCCAGCAAAGAATGTGCAGGCAGATATGGCAGGATACGTACAACAGCCACATGCAGGTGGTGCGGTGGGTGGACTGGCCGGCACGCATGTTCCAGATCTGGCTGCGATGGTGGCAGTCACAGGGCACGGAGTCGTCGGATGTGGAGATGGCGACGGACTACGAGAGCTACGAGGAGGAAGAGACGCCCATGGACGTCGACGAAGATGGAGACTGGAAGTACTAG